Proteins from a single region of Oncorhynchus kisutch isolate 150728-3 unplaced genomic scaffold, Okis_V2 Okis01b-Okis20b_hom, whole genome shotgun sequence:
- the LOC116358812 gene encoding extracellular serine/threonine protein kinase FAM20C-like, with the protein MRWCTRRRSRTVCLSLVVASLSLHLLLIILSRSVYQNHCDAPSPRQTHLHTLRALVDTNYTSRMLDNHASYAKTPPDTRKVNSSHMDSNGPQKMSEKDAVTTKMAVKVGHGHKEEGPVDTHTMTVRVGKFGSMGIKPMGSGMSKLEALFSHPLYNMPTPPIHEDDWLLKVKPKGKARETSTQMWVSYSDIGDDSAHWNRSSDSHPPWLRFHLGISRWQLYPHLDPNMAPLAQQLSTHRIVSAVQKSGGTQLKLVMSFPNYGQAILKPMKQERDEETNFNLYYFSDFERHNAEIAAFHLDRVLGYRRIPPAVGRLVDVVTEIKDITTDHKLARTFFTSPVNNVCFYGQCSYYCSTEHAVCGRPQNLEASLAMMLPDTSLATRRSWRSPWKRSYSRSKLAVWEKDPDYCDTVKKTPPYNKGTRLVDLIDMTILDFLMGNMDRHHYETFEKFGNNTFLLHLDNGRAFGRHSTDEPSILTPLEQCCRIRRSTLLHLRLLSLPQYRLSDVMRDSLSHDPLFSVAPLLSELHLSALDRRLVTVLQTVSRCQERQRSRHGEGDDDVIYDDVTDYKTLVKHVTPAG; encoded by the exons ATGAGGTGGTGTACGCGCCGTCGCTCTCGGACTGTCTGTCTATCGCTGGTcgttgcctccctctctctccatctcctcctcatcataCTATCTCGCTCCGTCTACCAGAACCACTGTGACGCCCCCTCCCCTCGTCAGACACACCTCCACACCCTCCGAGCCCTGGTGGATACCAACTACACCTCCAGGATGTTGGACAACCACGCCAGCTATGCCAAGACACCCCCGGACACCAGAAAAGTGAACTCTTCCCATATGGACAGCAATGGCCCTCAAAAAATGTCCGAAAAGGACGCTGTCACAACCAAAATGGCCGTCAAGGTAGGTCATGGACATAAGGAGGAAGggcctgtagacacacacaccatgacgGTAAGGGTAGGAAAGTTTGGCTCGATGGGGATTAAGCCTATGGGATCGGGGATGTCGAAATTAGAGGCTCTTTTTAGCCACCCGCTCTACAACATGCCAACCCCGCCCATCCATGAAGATGATTGGCTGCTGAAGGTGAAGCCCAAAGGGAAGGCGCGCGAGACGAGCACACAGATGTG GGTGAGTTACAGTGACATCGGCGATGACTCAGCCCATTGGAACAGGAGCAGTGACAGCCACCCCCCCTGGCTGAGGTTCCATCTTGGTATCTCCCGTTGGCAGCTCTACCCCCACCTGGACCCCAACATGGCACCTCTTGCTCAGCAGCTCAGCACACACCGTATCGTCAGCGCag tgcagAAGTCTGGAGGGACACAGCTCAAGCTGGTGATGTCATTTCCTAACTACGGACAGGCCATCCTCAAACCAATGAA ACAAGAGCGCGATGAGGAGACCAACTTCAACCTCTACTACTTCTCTGACTTTGAGAGACACAACGCAGAGATCGCTGCTTTTCACCTGGACAG GGTGTTGGGTTACAGGCGGATCCCCCCAGCCGTTGGGAGGCTGGTTGACGTGGTAACAGAGATCAAAGACATCACCACTGACCACAAACTGGCCCGGACCTTCTTCACCTCTCCTG tGAATAATGTGTGTTTCTATGGCCAGTGTTCCTACTACTGCAGTACGGAGCACGCTGTGTGTGGCCGACCCCAGAACCTTGAGGCCTCCCTGGCCATGATGCTGCCGGACACCTCCTTGGCCACCAGACGTAGCTGGAGGTCTCCCTGGAAACGCTCCTACAGCCGCAGCAAACTGGCAGT GTGGGAGAAAGACCCAGACTACTGTGACACAGTGAAGAAGACCCCACCATACAACAAGGGAACCAGACTGGTGGACCTGATAGACATGACTATACTAGACTTCCTCATGG GTAATATGGACCGACACCACTATGAGACGTTTGAGAAGTTTGGCAACAACACTTTCCTTCTGCACTTAGACAATGGGAGGGC GTTTGGGCGTCACTCTACAGATGAACCCTCTATCCTGACACCTCTGGAGCAGTGCTGCAG gatCCGTCGCTCCACCCTCCTACATCTGcgtctcctctccctgccccAGTACCGTCTCAGTGATGTCATGAGGGACTCCCTTTCCCATGATCCTTTATTCTCCGTGGCCCCCCTCCTCTCGGAGCTGCACCTCTCCGCCCTGGACCGTCGCCTAGTGACCGTGCTCCAAACCGTGAGCCGTTGCCAGGAGCGACAACGTAGTCGCCATGGAGAAGGCGATGATGATGTCATCTATG
- the LOC116358920 gene encoding dynein light chain 4, axonemal, with amino-acid sequence MAETAESKKEEADYKRLHSFPLIRHTDMPEEMRVETMELCVTACEKFATNNESAAKMIKESMDKKFGSSWHVVIGEGFGFEVTHEVKNLLYMFFGGSLAVCVWKCS; translated from the exons AtggcagagacagcagagagtaAGAAAGAAGAGGCAGACTACAAAAGGCTGCACAGCTTTCCTCTTATcagg CACACAGACATGCCAGAGGAGATGAGAGTGGAGACCATGGAGCTCTGTGTCACAGCCTGCGAGAAGTTCGCCACCaacaatgag agTGCAGCGAAGATGATCAAGGAGTCAATGGATAAGAAGTTTGGCAGCTCGTGGCACGTGGTAATCGGCGAGGGCTTTGGCTTCGAGGTGACACACGAGGTCAAGAACCTGCTCTACATGTTCTTTGGAGGAAGCCTGGCCGTGTGTGTCTGGAAGTGCTCCTAG